A stretch of Pseudomonas taetrolens DNA encodes these proteins:
- the mtnA gene encoding S-methyl-5-thioribose-1-phosphate isomerase — MRDRLLAAEKVKSIDWRGEALYLLDQRSLPFEENWLACADAQGVAEAIRDAVVRGAPAIGIAAAYGVVLAARERKAAGGDWVAALEDDFTLLADSRPMAANLTWALNRMRDRLRRIQASADALQVLEAEAVSIHESDREANLTMAQLGVELIRRHQGNAQAVLTHCNTGALATGGFGTALGVIRAAWLDGMIEQVYAGETRPWLQGSRLTAWELESEGIPVALNVDSAAAHIMKTKGVTWVIVGADIITANGDVANRIGTYQLAVNAMHHGVRFMVVAPSATIDMALASGEDIALEERDGSELLDVGGVRVGANVRGFNPVFDVTPADLIDVIVTEKGIVERPDAAKMAQLMCRKRLH; from the coding sequence ATGCGCGATCGACTGTTGGCGGCGGAAAAGGTTAAGTCCATCGATTGGCGGGGTGAAGCCCTTTACCTGCTGGATCAGCGCAGTCTGCCCTTTGAGGAAAACTGGCTGGCATGCGCGGATGCGCAGGGTGTCGCCGAGGCGATCCGCGACGCAGTGGTGCGCGGTGCGCCCGCGATTGGTATAGCCGCGGCCTATGGTGTGGTGCTGGCGGCGCGTGAGCGAAAGGCTGCCGGAGGTGACTGGGTAGCAGCACTGGAAGACGACTTCACGTTGCTGGCCGATTCTCGCCCGATGGCAGCGAACCTGACCTGGGCCTTGAACCGGATGCGTGACCGGTTGCGGCGAATCCAGGCCAGCGCTGATGCGCTTCAGGTGCTTGAAGCTGAGGCGGTCTCGATTCATGAGAGTGATCGTGAGGCCAATCTGACGATGGCGCAACTGGGTGTCGAGCTGATTCGTCGGCACCAGGGAAATGCGCAGGCCGTGCTGACCCACTGCAACACCGGTGCGTTGGCAACCGGTGGTTTCGGGACGGCGCTGGGAGTGATTCGGGCGGCCTGGCTGGACGGCATGATCGAGCAGGTTTACGCAGGCGAAACCCGGCCCTGGTTGCAAGGTTCCCGCCTGACCGCGTGGGAGCTGGAGAGCGAGGGTATCCCGGTGGCGCTCAATGTCGACTCGGCGGCGGCGCATATCATGAAAACCAAGGGTGTGACGTGGGTGATTGTGGGAGCGGACATTATTACCGCCAACGGTGATGTGGCGAACAGGATAGGCACGTACCAATTGGCGGTTAACGCCATGCACCACGGTGTGCGCTTTATGGTGGTTGCCCCCAGCGCTACGATCGACATGGCACTGGCCAGCGGTGAGGACATTGCCCTTGAAGAGCGTGACGGCAGCGAGCTGCTGGATGTAGGTGGCGTTCGGGTGGGTGCCAATGTCCGGGGGTTCAACCCGGTGTTTGATGTGACGCCGGCCGATCTGATCGACGTCATCGTGACCGAGAAGGGTATTGTCGAGCGTCCGGATGCGGCAAAAATGGCGCAGCTGATGTGTCGCAAGCGTTTGCATTGA
- the gyrA gene encoding DNA gyrase subunit A, producing the protein MGELAKEILPVNIEDELKQSYLDYAMSVIVGRALPDARDGLKPVHRRVLFAMSELNNDWNKPYKKSARVVGDVIGKYHPHGDTAVYDTIVRMAQPFSLRYLLVDGQGNFGSVDGDNAAAMRYTEVRMTKLAHELLADLHKETVDWVPNYDGTEMIPAVMPTRIPNLLVNGSSGIAVGMATNIPPHNLGEVIDGCLALIDNPELSIDELMQYIPGPDFPTAAIINGRAGIIEAYRTGRGRIYMRARSIIEDIDKVGGRQQIVITELPYQLNKARLIEKIAELVKEKKLEGITELRDESDKDGMRVVIELRRGEVPEVILNNLYAQTQLQAVFGINIVALIDGRPRILNLKDLLEAFVRHRREVVTRRTVFELRKARERGHILEGQAVALSNIDPVIALIKASPTPSEAKEALVSTPWESSAVVAMVERAGADSCRPDNLDPQYGLREGKYFLSPEQAQAILELRLHRLTGLEHEKLLAEYQEILNQIGELIRILNSSTRLMEVIREELELIRAEYGDVRRTEILDARLDLTLGDMIPEEERVVTISHGGYAKTQPLAAYQAQRRGGKGKSATGVKDEDYIAHLLVANSHTTLLLFSSKGKVYWLKTYEIPEASRAARGRPLVNLLPLGEGEYITTMLPVEEYTEGHFIFMATANGTVKKTPLESFSRQRSVGLIALELDEGDVLISAAITDGEREVMLFSDGGKVTRFKESDVRAMGRTARGVRGMRLPEGQKLISMLIPEEGSQILTASARGYGKRTAISEFPEYKRGGQGVIAMVSNDRNGRLVGAVQVQDGEEIMLISDQGTLVRTRVDEVSSLGRNTQGVTLIKLASDETLVGLERVQEPSEVEGEELEGEGEEGVELECEQPVDAGADEEAPQV; encoded by the coding sequence ATGGGCGAACTGGCCAAAGAAATCCTCCCGGTCAATATCGAAGACGAGCTGAAACAGTCCTACCTCGACTACGCGATGAGCGTAATTGTCGGGCGGGCGCTTCCTGATGCACGCGATGGCTTGAAGCCCGTGCACCGGCGCGTGCTGTTTGCGATGAGCGAACTGAATAACGACTGGAACAAGCCGTACAAGAAATCTGCCCGTGTGGTCGGTGACGTGATCGGTAAGTATCACCCGCACGGTGATACCGCGGTTTACGACACCATCGTTCGAATGGCTCAGCCATTCTCCCTGCGCTACCTGCTGGTAGATGGTCAGGGCAACTTCGGTTCGGTCGACGGCGACAACGCTGCGGCCATGCGATACACCGAAGTGCGCATGACCAAGTTGGCCCACGAGTTGCTGGCCGACTTGCACAAAGAGACCGTGGACTGGGTGCCGAACTACGACGGCACGGAAATGATCCCGGCGGTCATGCCGACGCGAATTCCCAACTTGCTGGTCAACGGCTCCAGCGGCATCGCCGTGGGCATGGCCACCAACATCCCGCCGCACAACCTTGGTGAAGTCATCGATGGTTGCCTGGCACTCATCGACAACCCTGAGTTGAGCATCGATGAGCTGATGCAGTACATCCCCGGTCCGGACTTCCCGACCGCTGCGATCATCAACGGTCGTGCCGGCATCATCGAAGCCTACCGCACCGGGCGTGGCCGTATTTACATGCGTGCCCGCTCGATCATCGAAGATATCGACAAGGTCGGTGGCCGTCAGCAGATCGTCATTACCGAACTCCCTTACCAGTTGAACAAGGCGCGATTGATCGAGAAGATCGCCGAGCTGGTTAAAGAGAAGAAGCTTGAAGGCATCACCGAGCTGCGTGACGAGTCCGACAAGGACGGCATGCGCGTCGTGATCGAACTGCGTCGCGGCGAAGTACCTGAGGTGATCCTCAACAACCTCTACGCCCAGACCCAGCTGCAAGCGGTGTTCGGTATCAATATCGTCGCGCTGATCGATGGCCGTCCACGCATCCTGAACCTCAAGGATCTGCTGGAAGCCTTCGTTCGTCACCGTCGCGAAGTGGTTACCCGTCGTACCGTATTCGAGCTGCGCAAGGCCCGTGAACGCGGCCATATCCTTGAAGGCCAGGCTGTAGCCTTGTCCAACATCGATCCGGTCATCGCGCTGATCAAGGCTTCGCCAACGCCATCGGAAGCCAAGGAAGCGCTGGTCAGCACGCCTTGGGAGTCGAGTGCGGTGGTTGCAATGGTCGAACGTGCCGGTGCCGATTCGTGCCGTCCAGACAACCTTGACCCGCAATACGGTCTGCGTGAAGGCAAGTACTTCCTGTCGCCGGAGCAGGCTCAAGCCATTCTGGAGCTGCGTCTGCATCGCCTGACCGGTCTGGAGCACGAAAAGCTGCTGGCCGAGTATCAAGAGATCCTCAACCAGATCGGCGAACTGATCCGCATCCTCAACAGCTCTACGCGTTTGATGGAAGTGATCCGTGAAGAGCTGGAACTGATCCGTGCCGAATACGGCGATGTGCGTCGTACCGAAATTCTCGATGCCCGTCTCGATCTGACCCTGGGTGACATGATCCCGGAAGAAGAGCGCGTTGTGACCATCTCCCACGGTGGTTATGCCAAGACCCAGCCATTGGCTGCGTACCAGGCCCAGCGTCGTGGCGGTAAAGGCAAGTCGGCAACTGGCGTCAAGGATGAGGACTACATCGCTCACCTGCTGGTTGCCAACAGCCACACCACGCTGTTGCTGTTCTCCAGCAAAGGCAAGGTGTACTGGCTCAAAACCTATGAAATTCCGGAAGCTTCCCGGGCTGCGCGGGGTCGTCCGCTGGTCAACCTGCTGCCGCTGGGCGAGGGTGAATACATCACCACCATGCTGCCGGTCGAGGAGTACACCGAAGGTCACTTCATCTTCATGGCAACCGCTAACGGCACCGTGAAGAAGACCCCTCTGGAATCCTTCAGCCGTCAACGCAGCGTCGGTCTGATCGCGCTGGAACTGGACGAAGGCGACGTGCTGATCAGTGCTGCCATCACCGATGGCGAGCGCGAAGTCATGCTGTTCTCCGATGGTGGCAAGGTGACACGCTTCAAGGAATCCGACGTACGTGCCATGGGCCGTACGGCTCGCGGTGTGCGCGGCATGCGTCTGCCGGAAGGGCAGAAGCTGATTTCGATGCTGATCCCTGAAGAAGGCAGCCAGATCCTCACCGCTTCGGCGCGTGGTTACGGCAAGCGCACGGCCATCAGCGAGTTCCCTGAATACAAGCGTGGCGGTCAGGGTGTTATTGCCATGGTCAGCAACGATCGTAATGGCCGTCTGGTCGGTGCGGTTCAGGTTCAGGACGGGGAAGAAATCATGCTGATTTCCGACCAGGGCACTCTGGTGCGTACTCGTGTCGACGAAGTGTCAAGCCTGGGGCGTAACACTCAGGGCGTCACCCTGATCAAGCTTGCCAGTGATGAAACGCTGGTCGGGCTGGAGCGCGTTCAGGAACCGTCGGAAGTCGAGGGTGAAGAACTCGAAGGTGAAGGCGAGGAGGGTGTCGAGCTTGAATGCGAGCAACCAGTAGACGCTGGCGCTGACGAAGAAGCACCGCAGGTGTAA
- the serC gene encoding 3-phosphoserine/phosphohydroxythreonine transaminase has product MSKRAYNFCAGPAALPEAVLLRAQSELLDWHGKGLSVMEMSHRSDEFVSIATKAEQDLRDLLSIPSNYKVLFLQGGASQQFAQIPLNLLPENGKADYIDTGIWSQKAIEEASRFGRVNVAATAKPYDYFAIPGQNEWKLSSDAAYVHYAPNETIGGLEFDWIPQTGDVPLVADMSSDILSRPVDVSRFGMIYAGAQKNIGPSGIVVNIIREDLLGRARTICPTMLDYKVAADNGSMYNTPPTLAWYLSGLVFEWLKEQGGVEAIGKLNEVKKRTLYDFIDASGLYSNPINKSDRSWMNVPFRLADDRLDKPFLVGAEARGLLNLKGHRSVGGMRASIYNAVDITAVNALVAYMAEFEKEHG; this is encoded by the coding sequence GTGAGCAAACGAGCCTATAACTTCTGCGCAGGTCCTGCTGCGCTCCCTGAAGCCGTCCTGTTGCGTGCCCAGTCCGAGTTGCTCGACTGGCACGGCAAGGGCCTCTCCGTCATGGAGATGAGCCACCGCAGTGATGAGTTTGTATCCATTGCGACCAAGGCCGAGCAGGATCTGCGGGACCTGCTGTCTATTCCCTCGAACTATAAGGTCCTGTTTCTGCAGGGTGGCGCCAGCCAGCAATTTGCTCAAATTCCGTTGAATCTGCTGCCCGAGAATGGCAAGGCAGATTACATCGACACCGGCATCTGGTCGCAAAAGGCGATTGAAGAGGCTTCGCGCTTTGGTCGCGTGAACGTGGCAGCAACGGCCAAGCCTTATGATTACTTCGCCATTCCAGGCCAGAACGAGTGGAAGCTGTCGAGTGATGCGGCTTACGTTCATTACGCGCCAAATGAAACCATTGGTGGCCTGGAATTCGACTGGATCCCGCAAACCGGTGATGTACCGTTGGTCGCTGACATGTCCTCCGACATTTTGTCGCGCCCGGTGGATGTCTCGCGTTTTGGCATGATTTACGCAGGCGCCCAGAAAAACATCGGGCCAAGCGGTATTGTGGTCAACATTATTCGTGAAGACCTGCTGGGGCGTGCGCGCACTATCTGTCCAACGATGCTTGACTACAAGGTCGCAGCGGATAACGGTTCGATGTACAACACGCCGCCGACACTGGCCTGGTATTTGTCTGGCCTGGTGTTCGAGTGGCTCAAAGAGCAGGGCGGGGTTGAGGCGATCGGCAAGCTCAACGAAGTCAAGAAGCGCACTCTGTATGACTTTATCGATGCAAGCGGCCTGTACAGCAACCCGATCAACAAGTCTGACCGGTCCTGGATGAACGTGCCGTTCCGTCTGGCGGATGACCGTCTCGACAAGCCATTCCTCGTGGGTGCCGAAGCGCGCGGCCTGCTGAACCTCAAGGGGCATCGTTCGGTAGGCGGCATGCGTGCATCGATCTATAACGCTGTGGACATCACCGCGGTTAATGCGTTGGTGGCGTACATGGCAGAGTTCGAAAAGGAACACGGCTAA
- the pheA gene encoding prephenate dehydratase: MSEQELKALRVRIDSLDEKVLELISERARCAQEVARVKMASLAEGEVPVFYRPEREAQVLKRVMERNKGPLGNEEMARLFREIMSSCLALEQPLKVAYLGPEGTFTQAAAMKHFGHAVISKPMAAIDEVFREVAAGAVNFGVVPVENSTEGAVNHTLDSFLEHDMVICGEVELRIHHHLLVGENTKTDSISRIYSHAQSLAQCRKWLDAHYPNVERVAVSSNAEAAKRVKGEWNSAAIAGDMAAGLYGLTRLAEKIEDRPDNSTRFLMIGNQEVPPTGDDKTSIIVSMSNRPGALHELLVPFHENGIDLTRIETRPSRSGKWTYVFFIDFAGHHRDPLVKSVLEQISQEAVALKVLGSYPKAVL, encoded by the coding sequence ATGTCTGAGCAAGAACTCAAGGCGCTGCGCGTGCGTATCGACAGCCTGGACGAAAAGGTTCTGGAGCTGATCAGCGAGCGCGCCCGCTGCGCTCAAGAAGTTGCGCGGGTCAAAATGGCTTCGCTGGCAGAGGGTGAAGTGCCGGTATTTTATCGGCCTGAACGTGAGGCGCAGGTGCTCAAGCGCGTCATGGAGCGCAACAAGGGGCCGTTGGGTAATGAAGAGATGGCGCGTTTGTTCCGCGAGATCATGTCTTCCTGCCTGGCGCTGGAGCAGCCGCTGAAAGTGGCGTACCTGGGGCCGGAAGGTACCTTCACTCAGGCCGCGGCGATGAAGCACTTCGGGCATGCCGTCATCAGTAAGCCAATGGCTGCGATCGATGAAGTTTTCCGTGAAGTGGCGGCGGGTGCTGTCAATTTCGGTGTGGTGCCGGTGGAAAACTCCACTGAAGGGGCTGTGAACCATACGCTGGACAGCTTCCTTGAGCACGACATGGTGATTTGCGGCGAAGTCGAGCTGCGCATTCACCATCACCTGCTGGTTGGCGAGAACACCAAGACCGACAGCATCAGTCGCATCTACTCCCACGCACAGTCGCTGGCTCAATGCCGCAAATGGCTGGACGCGCATTACCCGAATGTCGAGCGTGTTGCTGTGTCGAGCAATGCCGAGGCAGCCAAGCGGGTCAAGGGCGAGTGGAACTCGGCGGCCATTGCGGGTGATATGGCCGCAGGCTTGTATGGGTTGACCCGTCTGGCTGAAAAGATCGAGGACCGTCCGGACAACTCCACGCGGTTCCTGATGATTGGTAATCAGGAAGTGCCGCCGACCGGTGACGACAAGACCTCGATCATCGTGTCGATGAGCAACCGTCCAGGTGCGTTGCATGAGCTATTGGTGCCGTTCCATGAGAACGGTATCGACCTGACGCGCATCGAAACACGTCCTTCGCGTAGCGGTAAATGGACCTATGTATTCTTCATCGATTTTGCTGGCCACCACCGCGACCCATTGGTTAAAAGTGTGCTGGAGCAAATCAGTCAAGAAGCAGTCGCACTTAAAGTGCTGGGTTCTTACCCTAAAGCGGTTCTCTGA
- the hisC gene encoding histidinol-phosphate transaminase: MSGDFLALAQPGVQQLSPYVPGKPVDELARELDIDPATIVKLASNENPLGASPRVLAAIGEALAELTRYPDGNGFALKQLLAGRCGVQLDQVTLGNGSNDILELVARAYLAPGLNAVFSEHAFAVYPIVTQAVGAQARVVPAKEWGHDLPAMLEAIDSNTRVVFLANPNNPTGTWFGADALNEFLQDVPERVLVVLDEAYIEYAEGGDLPDGLEFLSAYPNLLVSRTFSKAYGLAALRVGYSLSTAVVADVLNRVRQPFNVNSLALAAACAALQDVDYLAESRRLNEAGMLQLQDGFRELGLGWIPSRGNFIAVDLGREAMPVYQGLLREGVIVRPVANYGMPNHLRITIGLPAENARLLEALGRVLARG, from the coding sequence ATGAGTGGTGATTTTCTCGCCCTGGCACAGCCGGGCGTGCAACAACTTTCGCCTTACGTCCCGGGCAAACCCGTGGATGAACTGGCGCGTGAACTGGATATCGATCCGGCCACCATCGTCAAGCTGGCAAGCAACGAAAACCCGTTGGGTGCAAGCCCTCGCGTGCTGGCGGCCATTGGTGAAGCGCTGGCTGAGCTGACGCGTTATCCGGACGGCAATGGTTTCGCGCTCAAGCAGCTGTTGGCCGGGCGCTGCGGTGTGCAGCTCGATCAGGTGACGCTGGGCAACGGCTCCAACGATATTCTGGAGCTGGTCGCACGGGCTTATCTGGCGCCGGGTCTGAATGCCGTGTTCAGTGAGCATGCATTTGCCGTGTATCCGATCGTCACTCAGGCGGTGGGCGCGCAGGCGCGTGTCGTGCCGGCCAAGGAATGGGGGCATGACCTGCCAGCCATGCTTGAGGCCATCGACAGCAATACCCGCGTGGTCTTCCTGGCGAACCCGAACAACCCCACCGGTACCTGGTTTGGTGCGGATGCGTTGAACGAGTTTTTGCAGGATGTACCCGAGCGCGTTCTGGTCGTGCTGGACGAGGCTTACATCGAATATGCAGAAGGTGGTGATCTGCCGGATGGCCTGGAATTCCTTTCGGCTTATCCAAACCTGCTGGTGTCGCGTACGTTTTCCAAGGCTTATGGTCTGGCTGCCCTGCGAGTGGGCTACAGCCTGTCAACGGCGGTGGTTGCAGATGTGCTGAACCGGGTTCGTCAGCCATTCAATGTCAACAGCCTGGCGCTGGCTGCGGCCTGTGCCGCGCTGCAGGATGTTGACTACCTTGCTGAAAGTCGCCGTCTTAACGAAGCGGGCATGCTGCAGTTGCAGGACGGCTTTCGTGAGCTGGGGCTGGGCTGGATTCCTTCGCGGGGCAATTTCATTGCGGTGGACCTTGGGCGAGAGGCAATGCCGGTTTATCAAGGCTTGCTGCGCGAAGGCGTGATTGTGCGTCCGGTGGCCAACTACGGCATGCCGAACCACTTGCGTATCACCATTGGCCTGCCGGCAGAAAACGCGCGTCTGCTTGAAGCGCTAGGCAGGGTTCTTGCTCGTGGTTGA
- a CDS encoding bifunctional prephenate dehydrogenase/3-phosphoshikimate 1-carboxyvinyltransferase produces MSVKPVVGRLVVVGLGLIGGSFAKGMRESGLCTEVVGVDLDPESRALAVELGVVDRCEADLATACRDADVIQLAVPILAMEKMLGLLAGIDLGKAVLTDVGSAKGNVVRAAAQAFGAMPACFVPGHPIAGSEQSGVEASNASLFQRHKVILTPVAETDAQALALVDMMWRALGADVEHMQVERHDEVLAATSHLPHLLAFGLVDSLAKRNENLDIFRYAAGGFRDFTRIAGSDPVMWHDIFLANREAVLRTLDTFRSDLDALRDAVDAGDGHQLLGVFTRARVAREHFSKILARRAYVDPMNSNDLIFLAEPGGNVTGQIRVPGDKSISHRSIMLGSLAEGTTEVEGFLEGEDALATLQAFRDMGVVIEGPHHGRVTIHGVGLHGLKAPPGPIYLGNSGTSMRLLSGLLAAQSFDTTLTGDASLTKRPMNRVANPLREMGAVIDTAAEGRPPMTIRGGHALKGMDYTLPMASAQVKSCLLLAGLYAEGKTSVTEPAPTRDHTERMLRGFGYPVSVEGATASVESGHKLTATHIEVPGDISSSAFFLVAASIAEGSDLLLEHVGINPTRTGVIDILRLMGADITLQNQREVGGEPVADLRVRSARLKGIDIPEELVPLAIDEFPVLFVAAAVAEGRTILRGAEELRVKESDRIQVMADGLLTLGVKCEPTPDGIIIDGGPIGGGEVHGHGDHRIAMAFSVAALRATAPIRIHDCANVATSFPNFLALCKQVGMRVAQEANS; encoded by the coding sequence ATGTCGGTAAAGCCTGTCGTAGGTCGGCTGGTCGTTGTCGGGTTGGGCCTGATTGGTGGATCCTTCGCTAAAGGCATGCGCGAAAGCGGTTTGTGCACGGAGGTGGTGGGGGTCGATCTTGACCCGGAATCCCGTGCGCTTGCCGTGGAGCTGGGTGTTGTCGATCGCTGTGAGGCGGATTTGGCAACAGCGTGCCGTGATGCAGATGTCATTCAACTGGCCGTGCCGATCCTGGCCATGGAAAAAATGCTCGGGTTGCTGGCGGGCATTGATCTTGGCAAGGCCGTGTTGACCGATGTGGGCAGTGCCAAAGGCAATGTCGTGCGGGCTGCGGCGCAGGCATTCGGTGCGATGCCTGCATGCTTTGTTCCCGGGCATCCGATTGCCGGTTCCGAGCAAAGCGGCGTCGAGGCTTCCAATGCCAGCCTGTTCCAGCGGCACAAGGTGATTTTGACGCCTGTGGCTGAAACTGACGCGCAGGCGCTGGCGCTGGTCGACATGATGTGGCGAGCGCTGGGGGCGGACGTCGAGCACATGCAGGTCGAGCGTCACGATGAGGTGTTGGCTGCAACCAGTCATTTGCCTCATTTGTTGGCTTTCGGGCTGGTGGACTCTCTGGCCAAGCGTAATGAAAATCTGGATATCTTTCGTTATGCGGCGGGTGGTTTTCGCGATTTTACAAGAATCGCCGGAAGCGACCCGGTAATGTGGCATGACATTTTTCTCGCCAATCGCGAAGCAGTGTTACGCACATTAGATACGTTTCGCAGCGATCTCGACGCCTTGCGCGACGCGGTCGATGCTGGGGACGGGCATCAATTGCTGGGCGTTTTTACCCGCGCCCGGGTTGCTCGCGAACATTTCAGTAAAATCCTGGCCCGCCGGGCTTATGTGGACCCTATGAATTCAAATGATCTGATTTTCCTGGCTGAACCTGGTGGCAACGTAACCGGGCAGATCCGTGTGCCGGGCGACAAGTCCATTTCGCACCGTTCGATCATGCTCGGCTCGCTGGCTGAAGGCACTACCGAAGTAGAAGGCTTCCTTGAGGGCGAAGATGCCCTGGCAACACTGCAGGCGTTTCGTGACATGGGCGTGGTGATTGAAGGCCCTCACCATGGTCGCGTGACTATTCACGGTGTTGGCCTGCATGGCTTGAAAGCGCCGCCAGGGCCCATCTATCTGGGTAACTCGGGGACTTCAATGCGCCTGCTGTCCGGCCTTTTGGCCGCGCAGAGCTTTGATACCACCCTGACGGGCGATGCCTCGCTGACCAAGCGTCCGATGAATCGCGTGGCTAATCCGCTGCGTGAAATGGGCGCGGTCATTGATACCGCTGCCGAAGGTCGTCCGCCAATGACCATTCGTGGCGGTCACGCGCTTAAAGGCATGGACTACACCCTGCCGATGGCCAGTGCCCAGGTGAAGTCTTGCCTGCTGCTGGCCGGGTTGTACGCTGAGGGCAAAACCTCGGTGACGGAACCTGCGCCGACCCGTGATCATACCGAGCGCATGCTGCGCGGTTTTGGTTATCCGGTCAGTGTCGAGGGGGCTACCGCTTCCGTTGAGTCGGGGCACAAGCTCACGGCGACCCACATTGAAGTGCCGGGTGACATCTCGTCCTCGGCATTCTTCCTGGTGGCGGCTTCGATCGCTGAAGGCTCTGACCTGTTGCTTGAGCACGTAGGCATCAACCCGACGCGTACCGGGGTTATCGACATATTGCGTTTGATGGGGGCGGATATCACCCTTCAAAACCAGCGCGAAGTGGGCGGTGAGCCGGTTGCTGATTTGCGTGTGCGATCGGCCCGCCTCAAAGGCATCGACATTCCTGAGGAGCTGGTGCCCCTGGCAATCGATGAGTTCCCGGTATTGTTTGTTGCGGCTGCTGTTGCCGAGGGTCGTACGATCCTGCGCGGGGCAGAGGAGTTGCGTGTCAAGGAGTCAGACCGGATCCAGGTCATGGCTGATGGTCTGCTGACGCTGGGTGTCAAATGCGAGCCTACGCCGGACGGCATCATTATCGACGGCGGTCCGATCGGTGGTGGTGAAGTTCATGGTCATGGTGATCATCGTATTGCGATGGCGTTCAGCGTGGCGGCATTGCGGGCAACCGCTCCGATCCGTATCCACGATTGTGCCAACGTAGCCACTTCATTTCCGAACTTCCTTGCACTCTGCAAGCAAGTGGGCATGCGCGTTGCGCAAGAGGCGAACTCGTGA
- the cmk gene encoding (d)CMP kinase produces the protein MALAPVITIDGPSGSGKGTVAGILAKRLGWNLLDSGALYRLLAFAAGNHGVALDNEALLEKLAAHLDVQFVGATEGTSARIILEGDDVTHAIRSETVAAGASKVAALPAVREALLLRQRAFQEAPGLVADGRDMGTVVFPDAPLKVFLTASAEERARRRYLQLKAKGDDVSLSGLLDEIRARDERDTQRAIAPLKPAADAIQLDSTELSIEQVLERIMSEIALRDITG, from the coding sequence ATGGCTCTGGCTCCTGTAATTACCATTGATGGCCCAAGCGGTTCGGGCAAAGGCACTGTGGCCGGGATCCTGGCCAAGCGTTTGGGATGGAATCTGCTGGATTCCGGTGCCTTGTATCGTTTGCTGGCTTTCGCGGCGGGTAACCATGGCGTTGCCCTGGATAATGAAGCCTTGCTGGAGAAACTGGCTGCACATCTTGATGTGCAGTTCGTCGGGGCGACGGAAGGTACATCTGCGCGCATTATTCTCGAAGGTGACGATGTAACCCACGCCATCCGCAGTGAGACTGTCGCTGCCGGTGCCTCGAAAGTCGCGGCCCTGCCTGCTGTGCGCGAGGCCTTGCTGTTGCGCCAGCGTGCTTTTCAGGAGGCGCCGGGTCTTGTCGCCGATGGTCGCGACATGGGCACCGTGGTGTTTCCTGATGCGCCGCTAAAGGTGTTTTTGACGGCTAGCGCCGAGGAACGGGCGCGTCGTCGTTACTTGCAGTTGAAGGCCAAGGGCGATGATGTTAGTCTCTCTGGTCTGCTAGATGAGATTCGTGCCCGCGATGAGCGTGACACGCAGCGAGCAATAGCCCCGCTCAAACCGGCGGCTGATGCGATACAGCTGGACTCTACGGAGTTATCCATCGAGCAGGTGCTTGAACGCATCATGAGTGAAATCGCACTTCGCGATATCACTGGATGA